From the Candidatus Woesearchaeota archaeon genome, one window contains:
- a CDS encoding tandem-95 repeat protein has protein sequence MMLFICSSISFGESENTVLATGDETLPGEDEPSAEQPALDQHTQADTEETEMAQTLDQKSMTLPYVYDPAVPQQGKLESSSMFKTSLYTGAAIYSYTINVPPGINGLEPQVSISYNHQNTENGGFLGRGWSLSQNYVDRDVHYTSENISDDTYRLVFDGQSYDLVYDSSNGTYHTKIESFIHITKEFGGMNEKKEYWKVETKNGNNYRFGFNYDSELLSNQHNFVWRWSLDLINDTHGNSIFYTYQENPHPSDIGAVYPSLIEYNNNKERKIQFIFESNNRPDLTTIYDDGNKVSYSRRLKDIILFINSDLVMRYTLSYSSFNYSSESFVSRITQYGNDNSTALPATTFSYVQTNNGWFENDSWEPPLCYTNREGVDFGARFLDLNGDGLTDILYGRDLNSCSGEDRKAWLNTGFGWLENDSWEPPLCYSNREGVDFGARFLDLNGDGLPDVLYGRDLNSCSGDDRKAWLNTGYGWLENDSWEPPLCYTNREGVDFGARFLDLNGDGLTDILYSRDLNSCNGDDRRAWLNSGSGWREDTAWKPPLCFGNREGVDFGARFLDLNGDGLTDILYGRDTNSCSGDDRKAWLNTGYGWLENDSWEPPLCYSNREGVDFGARFLDLNGDGLPDVLYGRDLNSCSGDDRKAWLNTGYGWLENDSWEPPLCYTNREGVDFGARFLDLNGDGLPDVLYGRDTNSCSSEDRKAWINKAQKSYLLHNITNEFGSTFTVDYKPSTYLNNTGNDTLSDLGFNVWVVANVSEDNDLNGNHGLFSITTYNYSGGMYDYKDREFRGFSYAEERKNDSVVKHWFYQDDARKGNEYRTQTVNRSDSTYQITEREFNTREKGGYFIVTLNSSKEFMYDGYANNPKITDAFFTYDDYGNILQQFNKGEVSVSGDETYQQFTYLYDTEQWILDKPLSVTLLDDALTKVRQVNYSYNTYGDVIKEEHWLESKNNPTIQYTYDSYGNLITETDANGHTTYYGYDVSHTFIINTTNAKGQVATYAYYPGTGNLLWKEDPNHYKITYTYDVFGRLVTEIQPYDSDSSPTRRYRYDIDGVAPEMIMVNTKENGTSTYDTYQYYDGMGRLIQVKSESQGSDFITKDLYYDESFRIENESNPYYTLSSEYSLPKEEINKSKYRYDALSRTTGIKKPDNKEINTIYNRWNISIRDENNRQRDYLKDAYGNIVKVIEYNQNETYTTTYQYNDAGDLLKITDNEGNTIEYIYDSLGRKIKMIDPDLGIWEYGYDPNGNLINQTDNEGNIVRIAYDQLGRIITRQTSEGTTRYYYDEETTGTLSRVIAPSFSLHYYYDNRLRTTKEEKTIEGIGFVIEWYYDSMNRVILEMLPRGKTISYLYDTQGKLDQIPDVVEINYNALSQPTERNYENSLVTQLQYYPENYRIQGITTGTKQDLHYTYDNIGNVITINDRKNDNIKNFTYDWLDRLIGASTSNLHNKEYSITYDYDSIGNIETIHLDSQNDDYLEQYTLNFSYGMNPVHAPSGVRFYYPNRHIPELFVPNQVFFEDFGTGQINLQDYSRDSDGDLLTFSLLEESPTTVDCTLVDTTLILTSNPNWNGLTSCTLLADDGRLGKTNQTIMINVTPVNDVPVLAVPPQTMNEDAGTSWLNLDIFASDIEHDPLLFRVIDERPAEVECTIVGSTLSYRPSLNWNGQTSCLLEVDDGKNKSQDVFQITVLPVNDPPTLALPTKIIDEDSGLSTLDLTLYADDVDGDPLLFMLTKENRSAVDCAVYGNMFSYQPVLNWYGTSTCDVTVDDNHGGIAQDTMMVTVLPINDAPFLSLIPPLTVSEGNILFQPLYAFDVEKDPLYYNINDSRFSLNGTMLKYTTQEGDADNFTLRVSVDDGMNTTIQNVPVIVQPYNGTITTFVGGGTEKIITYQLPGTEQTYVRIKKNIIITNASLILKGFD, from the coding sequence ATGATGCTGTTCATTTGTAGTTCCATTTCATTCGGTGAATCAGAAAATACTGTTCTTGCGACAGGGGACGAGACACTTCCTGGGGAAGATGAACCCTCAGCAGAGCAGCCTGCTCTTGACCAGCATACGCAAGCGGATACTGAAGAAACAGAAATGGCTCAAACGCTTGACCAGAAATCTATGACTCTCCCTTATGTTTATGATCCTGCAGTTCCACAGCAAGGTAAATTAGAATCCTCGTCAATGTTTAAAACGAGTCTATACACTGGTGCTGCAATTTATTCTTATACTATTAACGTCCCACCGGGGATAAATGGATTAGAACCACAGGTGAGTATTTCATATAATCATCAAAATACAGAGAACGGTGGTTTCTTGGGTAGAGGATGGTCTCTCTCTCAAAATTATGTTGATAGAGATGTCCATTACACTTCTGAAAATATTAGCGATGATACCTATCGATTAGTATTTGATGGACAATCCTACGATCTTGTTTATGACTCATCAAATGGAACATATCACACCAAAATTGAAAGTTTTATCCACATTACAAAAGAATTTGGTGGTATGAATGAAAAGAAGGAATATTGGAAGGTAGAAACGAAAAATGGAAATAACTATCGATTTGGCTTTAACTATGATTCTGAGTTGTTATCGAACCAACACAATTTTGTCTGGAGGTGGAGTCTGGATTTAATTAATGATACTCATGGAAACTCTATATTTTATACATATCAGGAGAACCCACATCCAAGTGATATAGGGGCTGTTTACCCCTCTCTGATTGAGTATAACAACAATAAAGAAAGGAAGATCCAGTTTATTTTTGAGTCAAATAATCGACCCGATTTGACAACGATTTATGATGATGGAAATAAAGTAAGCTATTCGAGAAGATTAAAGGACATCATTCTTTTCATAAATAGTGATTTAGTTATGAGATATACTCTTAGTTACTCTTCCTTTAACTATTCCTCAGAAAGTTTTGTTTCAAGAATTACTCAGTACGGAAACGATAATAGCACCGCATTGCCAGCAACAACTTTTTCTTATGTACAAACAAATAATGGTTGGTTCGAGAATGATTCTTGGGAACCACCCCTTTGTTACACTAATCGTGAAGGTGTAGATTTTGGAGCTCGGTTTTTAGACTTGAATGGTGATGGCTTAACTGACATTCTTTATGGTCGTGATTTGAATAGTTGTAGTGGTGAAGATCGAAAGGCTTGGTTGAACACCGGTTTTGGTTGGCTAGAGAATGACTCTTGGGAGCCACCTCTTTGTTACAGCAATCGTGAAGGCGTAGATTTTGGAGCTCGGTTTTTGGATTTAAATGGTGACGGATTACCTGACGTTCTTTATGGGAGAGATCTTAATAGTTGCAGTGGTGACGATCGAAAGGCATGGCTTAATACTGGTTATGGTTGGCTCGAGAATGACTCTTGGGAGCCACCTCTTTGTTACACTAATCGTGAAGGTGTGGATTTTGGAGCTCGTTTTTTGGATTTAAATGGTGACGGATTAACTGATATTCTTTATAGCAGAGATCTTAATAGTTGTAATGGTGATGATCGAAGAGCATGGTTGAATAGCGGTTCTGGCTGGCGAGAAGACACTGCTTGGAAACCTCCTTTATGCTTTGGTAATCGTGAGGGTGTTGACTTTGGAGCCAGATTTTTAGACTTAAATGGCGATGGCTTAACTGACATTCTTTATGGTCGTGATACGAATAGTTGTAGTGGTGATGATCGAAAGGCATGGCTTAATACTGGTTATGGTTGGCTCGAGAATGACTCTTGGGAGCCACCTCTTTGTTACAGCAATCGTGAAGGTGTGGATTTTGGAGCTCGATTTTTGGATTTAAATGGTGATGGATTACCTGACGTTCTTTATGGGAGAGATCTTAATAGTTGCAGTGGTGACGATCGAAAGGCATGGCTTAATACTGGTTATGGTTGGCTCGAGAATGACTCTTGGGAACCACCCCTTTGTTACACTAATCGTGAAGGTGTAGATTTTGGAGCTCGATTTTTGGATTTAAATGGTGATGGATTACCTGACGTTCTTTATGGTCGTGATACGAATAGTTGTAGTAGTGAGGATAGAAAAGCGTGGATTAACAAGGCTCAAAAATCTTATTTACTTCATAATATTACCAATGAATTTGGTAGTACTTTCACAGTTGATTACAAACCATCTACCTATCTCAACAATACCGGTAATGACACGTTAAGTGATCTTGGTTTTAATGTATGGGTTGTGGCTAATGTTAGTGAAGATAATGATCTGAATGGGAACCATGGTCTTTTTTCAATTACTACCTATAATTATTCAGGAGGAATGTATGATTACAAAGATAGAGAATTTAGAGGATTTAGTTATGCAGAAGAAAGAAAAAATGATAGTGTTGTCAAGCATTGGTTTTACCAAGATGATGCTCGGAAAGGTAATGAATACAGAACCCAAACCGTGAATCGGAGTGACAGTACGTATCAGATAACTGAGCGTGAATTTAATACAAGAGAAAAAGGCGGATATTTTATTGTTACGCTTAACTCAAGCAAAGAGTTCATGTATGATGGATATGCTAATAATCCCAAAATAACAGATGCATTCTTTACTTATGATGACTATGGAAATATCCTGCAGCAATTTAATAAAGGTGAAGTTTCAGTATCCGGAGACGAGACCTACCAACAATTTACTTATCTCTATGATACTGAACAATGGATTCTTGATAAACCTCTTAGTGTAACATTATTAGATGATGCCTTAACAAAAGTGCGGCAGGTTAATTACAGTTATAATACTTATGGAGACGTTATTAAAGAAGAGCATTGGTTAGAAAGTAAAAATAATCCTACAATACAGTATACGTATGATTCCTATGGAAATCTCATTACTGAAACAGATGCAAATGGTCATACAACATACTATGGTTATGATGTAAGCCATACTTTTATAATTAACACAACAAACGCGAAAGGTCAGGTAGCAACGTATGCTTATTATCCTGGAACAGGAAATCTTCTCTGGAAAGAGGATCCAAATCATTACAAAATAACATACACCTACGATGTCTTTGGCAGGTTAGTAACAGAAATACAACCGTATGATTCTGACAGCTCTCCTACGAGAAGGTATAGGTATGACATCGATGGTGTTGCACCAGAGATGATAATGGTTAACACAAAAGAAAATGGTACCAGTACCTATGATACTTACCAGTATTATGATGGTATGGGACGACTTATTCAGGTAAAAAGTGAATCACAAGGAAGTGATTTTATAACAAAAGATCTTTACTATGATGAATCTTTCCGAATAGAAAACGAAAGCAATCCATACTACACCTTGTCTTCCGAATATTCTCTTCCCAAGGAGGAGATTAATAAGAGTAAGTATCGGTATGATGCTCTCAGCAGGACAACAGGTATTAAAAAGCCAGATAATAAAGAAATCAATACCATCTACAATCGATGGAATATATCTATCCGTGATGAAAATAATCGTCAGCGAGATTATCTCAAGGATGCCTATGGAAATATCGTTAAAGTTATTGAATATAACCAGAATGAAACCTATACAACAACCTATCAATATAACGATGCTGGAGATTTGCTCAAGATCACGGATAATGAAGGAAACACGATAGAATACATCTATGATTCTCTCGGAAGAAAAATCAAAATGATTGATCCAGATCTTGGAATCTGGGAATACGGATATGATCCAAATGGAAACCTCATTAACCAGACTGATAATGAAGGGAATATTGTCCGAATAGCATATGACCAACTTGGTCGAATCATTACTCGACAGACTTCTGAAGGAACAACCCGCTATTACTATGATGAAGAAACCACTGGCACACTTTCACGGGTTATCGCCCCCAGTTTTTCATTGCATTATTATTATGACAATCGTTTGAGAACAACAAAAGAAGAGAAAACTATCGAAGGTATAGGGTTTGTAATAGAATGGTATTATGATTCTATGAATCGAGTTATTTTGGAAATGCTTCCTAGAGGAAAAACAATATCGTATCTCTATGATACTCAAGGAAAATTAGATCAGATCCCTGACGTTGTTGAGATAAATTACAATGCGCTCAGTCAACCTACTGAGAGAAACTATGAAAATAGTCTTGTTACTCAGTTACAGTATTATCCAGAAAATTATCGTATACAAGGTATTACTACAGGCACTAAACAGGATTTACATTATACCTATGATAATATAGGAAATGTTATTACCATCAATGATCGAAAAAATGATAACATCAAGAATTTTACCTATGACTGGTTGGATAGGTTAATCGGAGCATCAACTTCGAATCTTCATAATAAAGAATATAGTATTACTTATGATTACGATAGCATTGGAAATATAGAGACTATACATCTTGACAGTCAAAACGACGATTATCTTGAACAGTACACCTTAAACTTTAGCTATGGCATGAACCCTGTCCATGCCCCTTCTGGTGTTAGGTTTTACTATCCGAACCGTCACATTCCTGAACTCTTTGTTCCAAACCAAGTCTTTTTTGAAGACTTTGGAACTGGTCAGATTAATCTCCAGGATTACAGTCGTGATAGTGATGGTGATTTGTTAACCTTTTCTCTGCTGGAAGAAAGCCCAACAACGGTTGATTGTACACTTGTTGACACCACGTTAATATTAACCTCAAATCCAAACTGGAATGGGTTGACCAGCTGTACGCTTCTTGCCGACGATGGTAGACTAGGAAAAACCAATCAGACGATCATGATTAATGTGACGCCAGTGAATGATGTCCCTGTTCTTGCTGTACCCCCACAAACCATGAACGAGGATGCAGGGACGTCCTGGCTTAATCTTGACATCTTCGCATCTGACATTGAGCATGATCCTCTACTCTTCCGTGTTATTGATGAACGACCTGCTGAAGTTGAGTGTACCATTGTTGGATCCACCTTGTCGTACCGACCTTCATTGAACTGGAACGGTCAAACCAGTTGTCTGCTTGAAGTTGATGATGGCAAAAACAAATCACAGGATGTCTTCCAGATTACGGTTTTACCAGTTAATGATCCTCCGACGTTAGCATTGCCTACAAAGATTATTGATGAGGATTCAGGACTCTCTACGTTAGACTTGACGCTCTACGCAGATGATGTTGATGGCGATCCGTTGTTGTTTATGCTCACCAAAGAGAACAGAAGTGCCGTGGATTGTGCAGTCTATGGCAATATGTTCAGCTATCAGCCGGTATTGAACTGGTATGGTACGAGTACTTGTGATGTAACTGTGGATGACAATCATGGTGGGATTGCCCAAGACACGATGATGGTTACCGTACTTCCGATCAATGATGCTCCTTTCTTGTCCTTGATTCCTCCACTAACCGTTAGTGAGGGCAATATCCTCTTCCAGCCTCTGTATGCCTTTGATGTAGAGAAAGATCCACTCTACTATAACATCAATGATTCTCGCTTTAGCTTGAATGGAACGATGTTAAAATACACAACGCAAGAAGGTGATGCAGACAATTTTACACTGAGAGTTTCTGTTGATGATGGGATGAATACGACGATACAAAACGTTCCTGTCATAGTTCAGCCATACAATGGTACGATTACTACGTTTGTTGGTGGTGGTACGGAAAAGATCATCACCTATCAACTACCAGGAACAGAACAAACGTATGTGAGAATTAAAAAGAATATCATCATTACCAATGCATCCCTTATATTGAAAGGATTTGATTAA